DNA from Drosophila busckii strain San Diego stock center, stock number 13000-0081.31 chromosome 2R, ASM1175060v1, whole genome shotgun sequence:
GTAGTAAGCATGCTCCCAGACATCAATGCCAAACAATGGAATCAATCCAGTGGATGCCTCCAAGGGATCCTGATTGGGCAAGGCAGCGATCTGCAATTTGCCGCTCTTCTTGTTGTAGCCCAACCAGCCCCAGCCGGAGCCCTGCACGGCCACAGTCAATGCACTCATTTCCTTTTTGAACTCATCCAGGCTCTTCCACTGCGATTCAATTGCTTTCTTTAGGTCATCGCTGGGTGTGGACTTGGTGGGGGAGAGATTCTGCCAGAAAATGGTGTGATTGATATGACCACCGCCATTGAAGCGTAGAGCAGGCGCCAATTGTATGATCTTCGTAGTATCGCTCTTGCACTTGGCATCCTCCAACTGCTCCTCGGCGGCATTCAAATTGTTGACATAGGTCTGGTGATGCTTTGTATGATGCAGCTCCATAATCTCACGGCTAATAATTGGCTCCAGAGCGGCATACTCGTAAGGCAACTTGGGCAGCGAATGCTTGCCGCGCACGGCAACGCtgtcaaacaaataaaaaatatactattTAAAAGAATTGTCAAGTTCATTGCCGccattgctgtttatttatgtaatcaACTTTGACCGGCTTGTTAGGCAGTTTTTTTATGACTATTGCACTTACTTCACAGCTTTGGTAATATTGCGTGTTATAAACATGATATTGCTTTGATTCTGCCAACTGAAAATAACTGAgattgcttaaaaattgacaaaaagtaaaattaactAATTCTCGGCAGCCTACCTGTATTCGAATGTGACCGTATgcgccaaacaaaaaaatgcctCGTAATTAAAAAGGTAGCTAGAGCACTCGATACATTGAAGCTGTTAGTATCGATACATCGattagtttattttgcaaataatttgtaaataacttttaaaacGATCAGAGGCACCATTAGAGCTGCTCATAATCTTACACTAAATTCCAAAATGTTTTCacagctttaataaatatttatttagcaagcCAACATGCTCAGATAAGCAGTGAAATATGTCTACATTTCGTGTGCCCTCtagaattcaaattaatataacaGATCAAAGGGCACAACAAATTCTATTCAAATCACTAAAACATCGTAAGTTTTCGGCAcattcccttttttttttgtttgacaaCAGTTTTACAACAGCATTGAATGCCCCCACTGCAGCAATCGTCGCCAGTACTATGAGTGAAAGTCAAATACCAAGCAATTTGCCCGCTGCAGTGGTTATCGATAATGGCTCTGGTGTGTGCAAGGCGGGCTTTTCAAATGAGTCCACGCCAAGCGTAGTGTTTCCAAGCATAGTGGGCAGACCGCGTCATTTGAACGTTATACTCGAGTCAGCCATATCGGATAGTGTAATTGGCGAGGCGGCGGCCAAAATGCGAGGCATACTAACGCTGAAATATCCCATTGAGCATGGCATTGTAAACAACTGGCCGGACATGGAGAAGATATGGAAGAGCACATACGAACTGTTGCGTGTGGAGCCCGATGCGCATCCTGTGCTGCTCACTGAACCACCACTGAATCCCAAAAAGAATCGCGAAAAAATGACGGAAATTATGTTTGAGAATTTCCGCGTGCCCGCACTCTATGTGGCTATACAAGCGGTGCTATCGCTATATGCCACTGGACGCACAATTGGGATTGTAGTAGACTCTGGCGATGGCGTTACGCACACTGTGCCCATCTATGAAGGCTATGCGCTGCCACATTGCTGCATGCGTTTGGATCTAGCCGGACGGGATTTGACGAATTTTCTATGCAAGCTGTTGATGGAACGCGGTCATACCTTGTCCACCAGTGCAGAGCGTGAAATAGTGCGTGATATTAAGGAGAAACTCTGCTATGTAGCCACTAACTATGAGCAGGAGTCGGAGCTAGCGCAAGAGCGCAAAAGTGAAATGGATGAAACCTTTGAGTTGCCCGATGGCCAGACAATACAAGTGGGCAGCGAAAAGTTCAAGTGTCCCGAGGCGCTGTTCAAGCCCAGCCTAGTGGGTCAGGAGGTGTATGGGCTGCATGAAGCTATCTATCACTCCATACTCAAGTGCGATCTCGACCTACGCCGGGATATGTACGCCAACATTGTGCTCTCCGGCGGCACAACTATGTTCCGCAACATTGAGCTGCGACTGCATCAAGATCTGGCAATGATGGCGCCTTCGAATATGCGCATTAAGATTACAGCTAATGCGGAACGCTGCTTTGCTGTGTGGTCAGGTGGCGCTGTGCTTGCCTCGCTGTCCAGTTTCCAAAATATGTGGATCGATAGCGCGGAGTACGATGAAGTGGGTCCCAGCATAATACATCGCAAGTGCTTCTAAGCTGTCCGACTAACTTCCATGCAAACGTTAACTTAAActgtaattatattttttaaataaagtaagccATAACCCATATATAgcgtaatttgcataaaatatttatgatatgccaatatttgtaaaatttaatctatgcaacaattttagatTTAATCAATGCAGTTTTGAACATtgtgctgctgcgctttaattaattgcgaATTTATTAAGCAGTTGCCAAATtgcaacacagcaacagcaacagttgctgctgtgttagGCTGAACTTCCTAAAGGCAACACGTGCAATAAGGGAGAACAAaagcgaatgcgaatgcgaattgACTGTCAACGCATTTACCTTCAACATGAATTGCCAGCAGCGCCTCcaacatcatcattatcatcatatATACAACATCATTATTATGTTTGTCAGCTGCACTTGAGGcgccttttgtttgctgttttttgcaCTTTGTACACGCGGATCTGCTAAAGAGCGACTGTCGCGCGTGCGCCACTTGGCCAACAAGTTAAgccagctgcaacagcaacagcaacaacaacaatggaacCTTAAGTGTAAGCTTGCagtatcaatttaaaattagaatGTTATCAAAGTTACTgcaagtatatattttaaattaatgctattTTAATATACCCAAAATAGCTGTTGGCTGGCAAGTTCGTTGAACTTGTTGCTCCATTTTTGCTGCGCTAatgattttcaattgcattcaGCTCAAATTGGGTTAACGCCGGCGCTGACCACAGcctgagcttgagcttgagcctaAGCCAAGCTGACAGCAACttctattgttgctgttgctgctgtggtgaCTGTTTGTTGCTTCTGTTGCTTGCCGCCGCATCAAGGTTGTGTAAATTTATCACTTCACTTTGCACTTTTCTTGGCCATGTGCCGCCGCTATGGCTTTGTTCTAACTGCTTTTGGCTTGGAGGCTACTGCAATTttgtcaaattatttttagctgccttTTGCGcaacatttaaacatttaagcatcaacaacattttgtcaGCTCTCTTCATTTATGTGCAgtatataaaacacacacacacacatgtgcataaattcaaattcgtgatgctataaattaaaaagggACATGCACATGTCTTTAACTATAGTTGATGTGGGTGCGGGGCGTTGGAGGGGGGAGAGGGAGCTTGCCACATTGTGTCGTGTAACTAAAAACAAGCTGATGAGCATGCCAAATGCTTTTAGTCGCTTGGTCTTGTTTGTCTTTCCAGGCCAAGACactaattttatatgtatgcaatgAAGCGTTACCGAAAGTTACAGCTGAGTATTAAGAGATTACGTTATCTATGatatcttttgtttataaaaaaaagagctaAGCAGCGTGAgatttttttggctttggctaaatttgtatacatttttttaaaggCAAAGctacttaaaaaaaatcttataaaattactaaaaataattgacatatttttatatattttagcaaacaattaagcTTGCATTAAAGCCTTAACAGCTTAACTAGCTCAGCCATTGcgtcaaaacaaataaacgttgtttctataatttatgctaGCTATAAATACTGAACAAGGTTGTGCCACCCACTTGCTAAACACTGCGCAGCTGCCAATAGAGTTGCCTATgccgccaacagcagcatatatatattaaggaTATAACAAGGAtacacagcagctgcagccaggcTGACAaccatgcaacagcaacagtttgttgaCTCAATGGGGCAGCGTAAAATTTGCGACTGTCAGTTAACTGTAGCATGTGTTGCAAACAAAGTCGAGCTGTAGTTagagccacgcccacacgcctgCGTGTGCTAAGCTATAGTGGACTGcttttatctatatatacgctatatattAAACTGAGATTGGATCAGGATGCCAGCTATACGGCGCTGTGTGATTTGGCAGAGCAAGTTAGCTGCACAGCTGTTTTCAAATCTGagtaagttttatttatttactttactatAAGTTAATATAAgctacaattaattatatcacattttattttataaatttatttctttatacatatatttgtatatttgttctatatttgcttatcaactaacttgtttttactttgttggcttattcatatttattctttttttatttttgctaatcTCAAACTTTTTCTCACAGCTATGGACGTGGCTTTGGACTCACCCAGCATTTATTTGGACCCAGCTCTGACTATCTAAACCCACCCAATGGCTCCATAGGCATTGTATtctatctgctgctgctgtttagcTGTAAGTAACTTAAAGCTAGCCCAAACTATTTTAATAACTGTTGAGCTTAGCTTACTTTGAGCGGCGCTGGCTTTgccaactgcaattgctgctgtccgtgctgacgctgctgctttgccttTATCTGGgcggactgctgctgctggtgctctACGATTGCTGCATCATCTGTGTGCTCATCTATGTCATACACACGCTGCTCTTTATGGAGGTTTATGGTCGCTACAAACGCATCTACATTAACAAAACGGCCATCGAGTGAATGATAaacataaacttttaaatatattacaataaattcaactaGTTGCTGTCGTTTATCTCTTGGGCGGCCAAACACTTTTGAACTCTTGCCCCAAACTCAACCGGCACGTTGCCGCCATTCGGCAGACAGACGCGTAGGCTTTGGGTAAAGATCTATGGCACGTAGTCgcgcaattaattttacagcCTGTTGTGTGTAGGAGCTGTAAGTAAATCCGGCTTGCTAACATTGCCGGTAGCAACTGCGAATTGTCGGCAATTAATTTGACATAAATCGGCGATGAGTTTTCGCATTGATCGAGGGCACAATGGGTGTGAATAGAATAATTCGAAATTAAATAGagcaatatttttgcactAAAGTTAGATCGGTTATGTTAACGAATGAAGAGCTAATATAAAATTCCTTCCTCTAATGCTTTCAAGATGTCGTTAAGCGTTTGATCTTCTACcagaaattttataaaaaaaacataatgaGAAAATTTATTGCGTTGACCTAAAAACTCCCTCTAGGGCCTTCTACTGTCGGTAAGCGATTGAGCTTCTTCcagaaattttataaaaaaaaaacaaggaGTAAATCCATTGCTTGGGGAACTTGAAGTTATTAGATGGTTTTTTAGCAAGCAGAGTTTTCTCCAGCTACGAACTAGTCCTGTGGGAATAATAAAAGAGATCTGGCAAAATACTGTTAATATTATAAGCCGTTATACCAATGTTAGCTATGCCAccgctatttaaatattcatataataaaattatataaagctcTGGGTTATCACACTTTGGTAACACGCGCCATAGAAATTCTGTTCAATAAGATTATAGGGAAAAGTTAAGGCAAACGATAAGCGTGGATAAAGATATAAGTAACTTaattctttataaattattaaccaCTTATCTAATCTTATGAATATGAAacagtattttatttattttcaattattatagagcaagttgcaataaattgttgcacttattaaaaatgaaatgagttTCTGATTGCCCGAAAATTTCTTTAGAGCTGTCAAACGCATTTGAAttgcacacatgtgtgtgtgtgtgtgtgtgtgttagtttgtATAGATCTCATTGAATTGTTATAGCTATGCAATTGTAATCGGTGCAGCGTAGATGCCGCTGCGCGTTCCAATTGGGGTCGACTTTGGCACGATCTtcttcaatataaatattattattttttgctgttgttttgttcGGTTTTTGACAAGGCAAACAGAACTGAGACTGCAAAAGCTTTTTGTGTGACAAGCTTGGCAACACATTCACCTCCAGCGCCAGCGAGTAGACTACTTTGGCGTCAGCTTCAAAAAGGGAGTGCAGACAGTGGGTGGCAGGGGAGTGCAGTCGCAGattgagcagcaacagcaacaacaacaacaatttaagtgTAACTACAGCTTTTGAAGATGATCgtatgtggcagctgctgctgctgctgctgcctggctgcGGTTGCCACATGTAGCTTAGACTTTCagtttgccacagcagcagcagcagcttcatatAAATACGCGCCATGGCTGCTGTTCGAGATCAGTCAGAATTTGGCGCTCCAACGTggcgcaaagcaaaaagtgtaacccaaaaaatatttctattcaCATATATTGGAACCAGCCGAGGAATTATGTTCAAGCTACTGTGTCTAACGCTGCTGATAACAGCTGTGCTGGCACGCCCCGAACCACCAGTTAACGCCTACCTGCCGCCCTCACCTTCCGATAGCTATGGAGCGCAAGGACAAGGACAAGGCGGCTTTGGTGGCAAGCCTTCAGATACTTATGGAGCACCAGGACAGGGACAAGCTGGCGGCTTTGGCGGCAAGCCCTCTGACAGCAATTTATTGAAGTGCATCACAACAATGCTGGAAAGTAGCTGCTAACTGGCGCTGGACGTCTTCGTCTCAGTTTATGGGAGCTTCAAAATGCAGACAACGGCGTCTGGACGCCTTCCGTTAGGAAAGCCTCCAAAATGCAGGCGGAGACTAATAGGCAATGGACGTCC
Protein-coding regions in this window:
- the LOC108596316 gene encoding actin-like protein 53D isoform X1 gives rise to the protein MSTFRVPSRIQINITDQRAQQILFKSLKHPLNAPTAAIVASTMSESQIPSNLPAAVVIDNGSGVCKAGFSNESTPSVVFPSIVGRPRHLNVILESAISDSVIGEAAAKMRGILTLKYPIEHGIVNNWPDMEKIWKSTYELLRVEPDAHPVLLTEPPLNPKKNREKMTEIMFENFRVPALYVAIQAVLSLYATGRTIGIVVDSGDGVTHTVPIYEGYALPHCCMRLDLAGRDLTNFLCKLLMERGHTLSTSAEREIVRDIKEKLCYVATNYEQESELAQERKSEMDETFELPDGQTIQVGSEKFKCPEALFKPSLVGQEVYGLHEAIYHSILKCDLDLRRDMYANIVLSGGTTMFRNIELRLHQDLAMMAPSNMRIKITANAERCFAVWSGGAVLASLSSFQNMWIDSAEYDEVGPSIIHRKCF
- the LOC108596317 gene encoding superoxide dismutase [Mn], mitochondrial encodes the protein MFITRNITKAVNVAVRGKHSLPKLPYEYAALEPIISREIMELHHTKHHQTYVNNLNAAEEQLEDAKCKSDTTKIIQLAPALRFNGGGHINHTIFWQNLSPTKSTPSDDLKKAIESQWKSLDEFKKEMSALTVAVQGSGWGWLGYNKKSGKLQIAALPNQDPLEASTGLIPLFGIDVWEHAYYLQYKNVRPSYVEAIWEIANWDDISCRFQEAKKLT
- the LOC108594869 gene encoding vitamin K epoxide reductase complex subunit 1 translates to MCCKQSRAVVRATPTRLRVLSYSGLLLSIYTLYIKLRLDQDASYTALCDLAEQVSCTAVFKSDYGRGFGLTQHLFGPSSDYLNPPNGSIGIVFYLLLLFSSYFERRWLCQLQLLLSVLTLLLCLYLGGLLLLVLYDCCIICVLIYVIHTLLFMEVYGRYKRIYINKTAIE
- the LOC108596316 gene encoding actin-like protein 53D isoform X2, encoding MSTFRVPSRIQINITDQRAQQILFKSLKHPIVASTMSESQIPSNLPAAVVIDNGSGVCKAGFSNESTPSVVFPSIVGRPRHLNVILESAISDSVIGEAAAKMRGILTLKYPIEHGIVNNWPDMEKIWKSTYELLRVEPDAHPVLLTEPPLNPKKNREKMTEIMFENFRVPALYVAIQAVLSLYATGRTIGIVVDSGDGVTHTVPIYEGYALPHCCMRLDLAGRDLTNFLCKLLMERGHTLSTSAEREIVRDIKEKLCYVATNYEQESELAQERKSEMDETFELPDGQTIQVGSEKFKCPEALFKPSLVGQEVYGLHEAIYHSILKCDLDLRRDMYANIVLSGGTTMFRNIELRLHQDLAMMAPSNMRIKITANAERCFAVWSGGAVLASLSSFQNMWIDSAEYDEVGPSIIHRKCF